GCCTGCGGGGGCATTGGCGCACTCGAAGGCGCGGCCTGAGGCGGCGGCGGCGCGGCGGCGCCCGGAGGCGGTGGCGGCGGGGACTGTGGCGCGGGCGCGGGCTGTGGCGCGGGGCGCTGAGGCGCGGCCGCTGGCTGCGGCGCGGCTGCAGGCTGCGGCGCTGCGGCTTCCGCCTCCGCAGGCTGCGCCTGCCAGACGTGACTACATTTTGCGCAGCGGACCTTCCGGCCTTCTGGCGGGAAGGCCGCCTTGATCTGGTAACGCGTTCCGCACGCGGG
The DNA window shown above is from Methyloceanibacter stevinii and carries:
- a CDS encoding zinc-ribbon domain-containing protein; the protein is MATLIICPACGTRYQIKAAFPPEGRKVRCAKCSHVWQAQPAEAEAAAPQPAAAPQPAAAPQRPAPQPAPAPQSPPPPPPGAAAPPPPQAAPSSAPMPPQA